The following proteins are encoded in a genomic region of Spirosoma sp. SC4-14:
- a CDS encoding fasciclin domain-containing protein yields the protein MNLTQLLPNGRPWGLLSALLLLLTLTFSSCKKNDDNTPIPPTINDLISNGNVINNQFTLFKKAISLAGLSGALSQPGTYTVFAPTDDAFKLLGPAYADTNALKQISQLQLQAVLQYHILGAKTESSAIPTALLTPVQALNGLPLYISKVASSSTSSAISVNGAHIVRADVQASNGVVHVIDRVLIPPVLGDLASTIQGIPTLFPTVSFTFLQAAVAKVGAVSSLTGTTPMTVFAPTDVAFMASGYKDVSEIAGLSLPADSAKIKALAQTLQYHIVPGRVFTPLITSGSSLTTALGTTITYASSTTALTVTGTGNGGTASNITFPDIPATNGVVNIIDRLLLPK from the coding sequence ATGAATCTCACTCAACTACTACCCAACGGACGCCCGTGGGGCTTACTATCAGCACTGCTGCTGCTTCTAACACTTACTTTTTCTTCCTGTAAAAAAAACGATGACAACACACCCATTCCGCCAACCATCAACGATCTGATCAGCAATGGCAATGTGATCAATAATCAGTTTACGCTCTTCAAAAAAGCTATTTCGCTGGCCGGGTTAAGCGGTGCTCTGAGTCAGCCGGGTACATACACCGTTTTTGCTCCAACCGACGATGCCTTTAAGCTACTCGGACCAGCTTATGCCGATACAAATGCCTTAAAGCAAATCAGCCAGCTACAGTTACAGGCAGTTCTTCAGTATCACATTCTGGGGGCAAAAACAGAATCTTCAGCGATTCCGACAGCACTCCTTACGCCTGTTCAGGCACTGAACGGCTTACCGCTCTACATCTCTAAAGTGGCTTCGTCGTCGACCTCAAGCGCAATTTCTGTGAATGGTGCCCATATCGTAAGGGCCGATGTACAAGCCAGTAACGGCGTCGTTCATGTGATCGACCGGGTGCTTATTCCGCCTGTTCTGGGCGATCTGGCCAGTACAATTCAGGGCATTCCGACCCTATTCCCTACGGTTTCCTTTACGTTTTTGCAGGCAGCCGTAGCAAAAGTCGGCGCGGTAAGTTCGCTGACAGGCACAACTCCGATGACCGTTTTTGCGCCCACAGATGTAGCCTTTATGGCATCTGGCTATAAAGACGTAAGCGAGATAGCTGGTTTATCGTTACCCGCCGATTCCGCTAAAATAAAAGCCCTGGCTCAAACTCTCCAGTACCATATTGTTCCCGGCCGGGTCTTTACACCACTCATTACCAGCGGATCGAGTTTAACAACGGCCCTGGGCACAACCATCACCTATGCAAGTAGCACAACGGCGCTAACAGTTACGGGCACCGGCAATGGTGGTACAGCCTCCAATATAACCTTCCCTGATATTCCAGCCACGAATGGCGTCGTCAACATCATCGATCGATTGCTATTGCCGAAATAA
- the dnaE gene encoding DNA polymerase III subunit alpha codes for MQFSHLHCHTQYSLLDGQADIKKLIKKAKGDNMPAVAITDHGNMFGVFEFVAEASKQGIKPIVGCEFYVVEDHTRKQFTKEQKDIRYHQLLLAKNPQGYKNLAKLCSLGYMEGLYGKYPRVTKALIDKYKEGLIATTCCIGAIVPKTILKKGEEAGEIEFKWWLDRFGEDYYVELQRHEIPDQIKANEVLVKFARKYNVKIIASNDSHYVDRDDWVAHDILLCVNTGEKQSTPSMKEFSDDEVMPKNTRFAFFSDQFYFKNTQEMSTLFHDLPEAIDNTNEIVDKVEVLKLKRDILLPNFPIPQEFQLHTDDVANQWEYLKHLTFEGAKKRWGEIDQKAQERLDFELFTIKTMGFAGYFLIVADFIKAGRDLGVMVGPGRGSAAGSAVAYCIGITNIDPIKYDLLFERFLNPDRKSMPDIDTDFDDEGRQRVIDYVVDKYGKQQVAAIVTYGTMAAKSAIKDVSRVMDLPLPDANALAKLVPDKPTYNMTLRRIFEDPIEGPGGLASIIQPEEVENVRRMRALESGDQSVGRTMKLIDTEKVQNVLQQARRLEGTVRNTGVHAAGIIIAPDDLSNIVPVSTSKDTNLIITQYEGKVIEDAGVIKMDFLGLRNLTIIKECLRLIKQNYGGFFVNGVETDIDDIPLDDPKAYELFQRGETNAIFQFESDGMKKHMKDLKPDRFEDLIAMNALYRPGPIAYIPNYIARKHGREEVKYDLPEMEEYLADTYGITVYQEQLMLLSQKLGNFTKGDADILRKAMGKKQKDVLDKMKGKFMDGCAANGLNLKICEKVWTDWEAFASYAFNKSHSTCYAFVAYQTAYLKTYYQSEYMAAVLTSCLGNIDKITFFLEECKNLGIPVLGPDVNESERVFGVNKKGEIRFGLGGIKGAGDAAVEAIIEERNAGGAYKDIFDFAIRVNLRTVNKKTLESLAYAGAFDALDEYHRAQYFDIPQTETSAFLEKIIRYANNYHAEKAAAQQSLFGSITGGEPMLPRPKPPIVPEWNQIEKLKFEKDVVGFYITGHPLDEFKLELEGFCNCTLDKIYEVKTPEIKVAGIVTSLQTKIAKNGNPFCIFKIEDYSTAIEMALFGDDYVRMGQYVDVGRFLHITGKTQNRWNSDQLEFKPTNIRLLNEMREKFCKEVRVSLMLDVLNAQLINQINELINAHPGTCTLSLNVVDPIERIEVSLQARTVKVFPANTFLRALEAMDGVTCKVA; via the coding sequence ATGCAATTCTCACACCTCCACTGCCACACTCAATATTCGCTGCTCGATGGGCAGGCCGATATTAAAAAGCTGATCAAGAAAGCAAAAGGCGACAATATGCCTGCCGTAGCCATTACTGACCACGGCAATATGTTTGGCGTATTCGAGTTTGTGGCCGAAGCCAGCAAACAGGGTATCAAGCCCATTGTTGGGTGCGAATTTTACGTCGTAGAAGACCATACACGAAAGCAGTTTACCAAAGAGCAAAAAGACATTCGGTACCACCAGTTGCTACTGGCCAAAAACCCACAGGGCTATAAAAACCTGGCCAAGCTCTGTTCACTGGGCTATATGGAAGGGCTGTATGGCAAATATCCGCGAGTAACAAAAGCTCTGATCGACAAATACAAGGAAGGCCTGATAGCGACTACCTGCTGCATTGGGGCCATTGTGCCGAAAACAATCCTGAAAAAAGGCGAAGAAGCCGGCGAAATTGAGTTTAAATGGTGGCTCGACCGCTTTGGCGAAGACTATTACGTTGAGCTGCAGCGCCATGAGATTCCCGATCAGATTAAAGCAAACGAAGTGCTCGTTAAGTTTGCGCGGAAATATAATGTCAAAATTATAGCATCCAACGATTCACACTATGTCGACCGCGACGACTGGGTAGCCCACGACATTCTGCTCTGTGTGAATACGGGCGAGAAACAGAGTACGCCTTCGATGAAAGAATTCAGCGACGACGAGGTGATGCCCAAAAACACTCGTTTTGCGTTCTTCAGCGATCAGTTCTATTTCAAGAACACGCAGGAAATGAGCACTTTGTTTCACGACTTACCCGAAGCCATCGACAATACCAACGAAATTGTCGACAAGGTAGAAGTGCTGAAACTGAAACGTGATATTCTGCTGCCCAACTTTCCCATCCCGCAGGAGTTTCAACTCCATACCGACGATGTAGCCAACCAGTGGGAATACCTCAAGCATCTTACCTTTGAAGGAGCCAAAAAACGATGGGGCGAAATTGACCAGAAAGCCCAGGAACGCCTTGATTTTGAACTGTTCACCATCAAGACAATGGGATTTGCGGGCTACTTTCTCATTGTAGCCGATTTCATTAAGGCCGGGCGCGACCTGGGTGTGATGGTAGGCCCCGGACGGGGTAGTGCCGCTGGTAGTGCCGTGGCCTACTGCATTGGCATTACCAATATCGACCCTATTAAATACGATTTGCTGTTCGAGCGGTTCCTGAACCCCGACCGGAAATCGATGCCCGATATCGATACGGACTTCGACGACGAAGGCCGCCAACGGGTAATCGATTATGTGGTCGACAAATATGGCAAACAGCAGGTGGCAGCTATTGTCACGTATGGTACAATGGCTGCCAAATCGGCCATTAAAGACGTAAGCCGGGTGATGGATTTACCCCTGCCCGACGCCAACGCGCTGGCCAAACTCGTTCCCGACAAACCCACCTACAATATGACCCTCCGGCGGATCTTTGAAGATCCTATCGAAGGGCCTGGTGGCCTGGCCAGTATCATTCAGCCCGAAGAAGTCGAGAACGTTCGCCGAATGCGCGCCCTCGAATCAGGCGATCAGTCGGTAGGGCGAACCATGAAACTGATCGATACCGAAAAGGTACAGAACGTATTGCAACAGGCCCGACGGCTCGAAGGAACCGTTCGGAATACAGGGGTTCACGCAGCCGGTATCATTATTGCCCCCGACGATTTGTCGAACATCGTACCCGTGTCGACATCCAAAGATACGAACCTGATTATCACGCAGTATGAAGGAAAAGTAATCGAAGATGCGGGTGTTATCAAGATGGACTTTCTGGGGCTGCGCAACCTCACCATCATCAAGGAATGCCTGCGGCTCATTAAACAGAACTATGGCGGTTTCTTTGTCAATGGCGTTGAAACGGATATTGACGATATTCCCCTCGACGATCCCAAAGCCTACGAACTCTTCCAGCGGGGCGAAACCAACGCCATTTTTCAGTTCGAATCCGACGGTATGAAAAAGCATATGAAGGACCTCAAGCCCGACCGCTTCGAGGACCTCATTGCCATGAACGCCCTTTACCGCCCGGGGCCAATTGCCTACATTCCAAACTACATTGCCCGAAAACACGGGCGCGAGGAAGTCAAATATGACCTTCCCGAAATGGAGGAATATCTGGCAGATACGTACGGCATTACGGTTTATCAGGAGCAGTTAATGCTGCTGTCGCAGAAACTTGGCAACTTCACCAAAGGAGATGCCGACATTCTGCGGAAAGCCATGGGGAAAAAGCAGAAGGATGTGCTCGACAAGATGAAAGGTAAGTTTATGGACGGCTGTGCAGCCAATGGACTCAACCTGAAAATCTGCGAAAAGGTCTGGACCGACTGGGAAGCTTTTGCGTCCTATGCCTTCAACAAATCGCACTCAACCTGCTATGCGTTTGTTGCTTACCAGACCGCCTACCTCAAAACCTATTATCAGTCAGAATACATGGCAGCCGTATTAACAAGCTGCCTGGGTAACATCGACAAGATTACGTTCTTCCTCGAAGAGTGTAAAAACCTTGGCATTCCCGTGCTTGGTCCTGACGTAAATGAATCGGAGCGGGTATTCGGTGTCAATAAAAAAGGTGAAATTCGGTTTGGGCTGGGTGGCATTAAAGGTGCGGGCGATGCTGCCGTAGAAGCCATCATTGAAGAACGGAACGCAGGGGGAGCCTATAAGGATATTTTCGATTTTGCCATTCGGGTAAATTTACGCACAGTGAATAAAAAAACCCTCGAATCGCTGGCCTATGCCGGTGCTTTCGATGCGCTGGACGAATATCACCGGGCGCAGTATTTTGACATACCGCAGACCGAAACCAGCGCGTTTTTGGAGAAAATTATTCGCTACGCCAACAACTACCACGCCGAAAAAGCCGCTGCCCAACAATCCTTATTTGGGTCTATTACGGGCGGAGAACCCATGTTACCGCGCCCTAAGCCCCCAATCGTGCCCGAATGGAATCAGATCGAAAAACTGAAGTTTGAAAAAGATGTTGTTGGTTTCTACATCACAGGACACCCACTGGACGAATTCAAACTCGAACTGGAAGGATTCTGCAACTGTACGCTCGACAAGATTTACGAAGTCAAAACACCTGAAATCAAGGTGGCAGGTATCGTAACGTCACTACAGACCAAGATTGCTAAAAACGGAAATCCCTTCTGTATTTTCAAAATCGAAGATTACAGCACCGCCATCGAAATGGCCCTCTTTGGCGACGATTATGTGCGAATGGGTCAGTATGTCGACGTGGGTCGTTTTCTTCACATTACGGGCAAAACGCAAAACCGCTGGAATTCCGATCAACTGGAATTTAAACCGACAAACATTCGTCTGCTAAACGAAATGCGCGAAAAGTTCTGCAAAGAAGTTCGGGTATCGCTCATGCTGGATGTGTTAAATGCGCAACTCATCAACCAAATTAACGAACTGATCAATGCCCACCCCGGTACCTGCACCTTGTCGTTAAATGTCGTTGATCCGATCGAACGGATTGAGGTGAGCCTACAGGCGCGAACGGTGAAGGTATTCCCAGCCAACACGTTCCTGCGAGCTCTGGAAGCGATGGATGGCGTCACATGTAAGGTGGCGTAG
- a CDS encoding glycosyl hydrolase family 28 protein — MRKISFVLVCILIAAIETVAQKTTKATFPDGSSIGSWFTVSPKINLAQLGKTYVITDFGAKQDSILVQTNVIQKTIDLAASKGGGVVVIPKGTFRSGALFFKPKTHLYVAEGAVLKGSDTIADYPKLPSRMEGQSLDYFAALVNAYQVDGFTISGKGTIDGNGLRFWEAFWARRRENPNCTNLEVSRPRLVFVWKCNNVQVQDVNLHNAGFWTSHYYQCHNVKVLDAHIYSPYKPVKAPSTDAIDIDACTNVLIKGCYMSVNDDAIALKGGKGPWADRVPNNGANSNIIIENCEFGFCHSALTCGSEAIHNRNIIMRNCHVSEASRVLWLKMRPDTPQLYEYISLENIKGQAHSLLYVKPWTQFFDLQGRPDVPLSYSDHISLKNIELSCDTFFDVAISEHDKLSNFTFENFVVDSKNAAIDKKVVSGFILKNVKINRALVE; from the coding sequence ATGAGAAAAATAAGCTTCGTTCTCGTGTGCATACTTATTGCAGCCATAGAGACTGTTGCGCAGAAAACGACGAAGGCTACTTTCCCCGATGGGAGTTCAATTGGTAGTTGGTTTACTGTATCTCCCAAAATAAACCTTGCGCAACTCGGAAAAACGTATGTGATTACCGATTTTGGGGCGAAGCAAGACAGTATACTCGTACAAACCAACGTTATTCAGAAGACTATTGACCTCGCAGCCAGTAAGGGTGGGGGTGTAGTCGTAATTCCGAAGGGGACGTTTAGAAGTGGTGCTTTATTTTTCAAGCCCAAAACCCATTTATATGTAGCAGAGGGCGCGGTTTTGAAAGGGTCTGATACTATTGCCGACTACCCAAAGTTGCCGTCGCGTATGGAAGGCCAGAGTCTGGATTATTTTGCGGCACTGGTCAATGCCTATCAGGTAGATGGGTTTACCATCTCGGGGAAAGGAACGATTGATGGCAATGGATTGCGATTTTGGGAAGCATTCTGGGCACGACGCCGGGAAAATCCGAATTGCACAAATCTGGAGGTTTCACGCCCCCGGCTCGTATTTGTCTGGAAATGCAACAACGTACAGGTGCAGGACGTAAACCTGCACAATGCAGGTTTCTGGACCAGTCATTATTACCAGTGCCATAATGTGAAAGTGCTGGATGCGCATATTTATTCGCCCTATAAACCCGTAAAAGCCCCCAGCACCGATGCTATTGATATTGATGCCTGCACAAACGTGTTGATTAAAGGATGCTACATGTCGGTCAATGATGATGCCATTGCGCTTAAAGGTGGCAAAGGCCCCTGGGCCGACCGTGTACCCAACAATGGGGCTAACTCCAACATCATTATCGAAAACTGTGAGTTTGGCTTTTGCCATTCGGCGCTTACCTGCGGTAGCGAAGCCATTCATAACCGAAACATTATCATGCGAAACTGTCATGTCAGCGAAGCCAGCCGGGTGTTGTGGCTGAAGATGCGGCCCGATACGCCCCAACTGTATGAGTACATCAGTCTCGAAAACATAAAAGGGCAGGCGCATAGCCTGCTGTATGTGAAGCCCTGGACTCAGTTTTTCGATTTGCAGGGGCGTCCTGATGTTCCGCTGTCGTATTCCGATCACATAAGTCTAAAAAATATTGAACTTAGCTGTGATACGTTCTTCGATGTTGCCATTTCAGAACATGACAAACTCTCTAATTTCACGTTCGAAAATTTCGTGGTCGACAGCAAAAACGCGGCTATAGACAAAAAGGTAGTCAGCGGTTTTATCCTCAAAAATGTAAAAATCAATCGCGCCCTCGTAGAGTAA
- a CDS encoding SGNH/GDSL hydrolase family protein, which produces MKRWIILFSLLCLISASTHKELTWVALGDSITYLNEHQNETNNRITKGYMTRVVEKLPYIHYINQGHNGWTAVRIAEQIDKLGLTKADVYSVFLGTNDWWAGRPLGRFSDYEKNTGTGTVYGSFRIIVDKLRSLNPAAKILLITPMQRVDFVYVANMKNNAFGSYKAKNGQYLETFANAIDSIGHYEKFQVVDLYHLKKLDHKNLVKYKRLKDPATGQYTNYAYPKFIDIPFNPETDEYPYPVDAIDMTYDGLHPSDKGYDLISRKLVKIMKKY; this is translated from the coding sequence ATGAAACGTTGGATTATCCTCTTTAGCCTTCTTTGTCTGATCAGTGCTTCCACCCACAAAGAACTTACCTGGGTCGCGCTGGGCGATTCCATTACGTATTTGAACGAACATCAGAATGAAACCAACAACCGGATTACGAAGGGCTATATGACCCGTGTGGTGGAGAAATTGCCATACATCCACTACATTAATCAGGGGCATAATGGCTGGACGGCCGTACGGATTGCCGAACAGATCGATAAACTGGGCTTAACGAAAGCGGATGTCTATTCCGTGTTTCTGGGTACGAACGACTGGTGGGCCGGGCGCCCGCTGGGGCGTTTCTCCGATTATGAAAAAAACACTGGAACGGGCACGGTTTATGGCTCGTTTCGGATCATCGTCGACAAGCTGCGGAGCCTGAATCCAGCCGCTAAAATCCTGCTGATCACACCCATGCAACGGGTCGATTTTGTGTATGTAGCCAACATGAAAAACAATGCGTTTGGGTCGTATAAGGCCAAAAACGGCCAATATCTCGAAACGTTTGCCAACGCTATCGACTCCATTGGGCACTACGAGAAGTTTCAGGTAGTTGATTTATACCACCTGAAAAAACTCGACCATAAGAACCTGGTGAAGTACAAACGCCTGAAAGATCCGGCTACCGGCCAGTATACCAACTATGCCTATCCGAAGTTTATCGATATTCCATTCAATCCCGAAACCGACGAATACCCTTATCCGGTCGATGCTATTGACATGACCTACGATGGTCTGCATCCATCGGATAAAGGCTACGATCTGATAAGTCGGAAGCTGGTGAAGATTATGAAAAAATACTGA
- a CDS encoding cytochrome c peroxidase: protein MNVKIYYRFAATFLLLSCLTACSKQPDVVEKGPLDDQLETALKQASSGVGTPYFRMPQSTDYDQIPQDPKNPITADKVALGQLLFHETALSQHPSQLVSFGTYSCASCHHVKAGFQACLPQGIGDGGVGFGQNGEARQRNTLYEDSQIDVQPIRSPSILNIAYQTNIVWNGQFGATGVNIGTEYAWTAGTPKEKNKLGFQGVETQAIAGQDVHRLNMRATAFQGNSIYKALFQKAFNDSWTNEAQTAINAGLAMAAYERTLLPNRAPFQRWLSGEVAAMTDEQKQGAVLFFGKAQCVRCHTGPGLSSMRFYALGMADLQNGSYGNHAVVQADPSKVEHKGRGGFTGRTEDMFKFKVPQLYNMKDSPFYGHGASFTSLDEVVAYKNAAVSQNGNVPTTQLATEFKPLNLTADEQKQLVSFLKDALYDPELNRYIPRSLPSGQAFPDNDAVSRKDFGW from the coding sequence ATGAACGTTAAAATTTACTATCGTTTCGCTGCCACTTTCCTGCTCTTAAGTTGTCTGACCGCCTGTAGTAAACAGCCCGATGTGGTTGAGAAAGGCCCGCTCGACGATCAGCTCGAAACGGCCCTTAAGCAGGCTTCGTCGGGCGTGGGCACGCCCTATTTCCGTATGCCGCAAAGTACCGACTACGACCAGATTCCGCAAGACCCTAAAAACCCCATTACAGCCGACAAAGTAGCTCTGGGCCAATTGCTTTTTCACGAAACGGCTCTGTCGCAACACCCCAGCCAGCTTGTTAGTTTCGGAACGTATTCCTGCGCCAGTTGCCACCACGTGAAAGCTGGTTTTCAGGCCTGCCTGCCACAGGGTATTGGCGATGGCGGTGTGGGCTTTGGGCAAAATGGCGAAGCCCGTCAGCGAAATACGCTGTATGAAGATAGTCAGATTGATGTACAGCCCATACGGAGCCCATCGATCCTCAATATTGCCTACCAGACCAACATTGTCTGGAATGGTCAGTTCGGTGCTACAGGAGTAAATATTGGCACAGAATATGCCTGGACGGCCGGTACGCCTAAAGAGAAAAACAAACTTGGCTTTCAGGGTGTCGAAACCCAGGCCATTGCGGGTCAGGACGTGCATCGGCTCAATATGCGGGCAACGGCCTTTCAGGGAAATTCGATCTATAAGGCACTTTTTCAGAAAGCATTTAACGATTCGTGGACCAATGAAGCTCAGACCGCTATAAACGCCGGTTTGGCAATGGCGGCTTATGAGCGCACGCTTTTGCCCAACCGGGCACCGTTTCAGCGGTGGCTAAGCGGTGAGGTGGCCGCCATGACCGACGAGCAAAAACAGGGCGCCGTACTGTTTTTCGGGAAAGCCCAGTGCGTCCGGTGCCACACGGGTCCTGGGCTGAGCAGTATGCGCTTTTATGCGTTAGGTATGGCCGACCTTCAGAACGGAAGTTATGGCAACCACGCTGTTGTTCAGGCCGATCCGTCGAAAGTGGAGCACAAAGGCCGGGGAGGGTTCACGGGCCGAACCGAGGATATGTTTAAGTTTAAAGTACCACAGCTTTACAACATGAAAGATTCGCCTTTCTACGGACATGGGGCATCGTTTACCTCGCTGGACGAAGTGGTAGCTTATAAAAACGCAGCCGTGTCGCAGAATGGCAATGTACCGACTACTCAGTTGGCTACCGAATTTAAACCGTTGAACCTGACCGCCGACGAACAGAAACAACTGGTTTCATTTTTGAAAGATGCCCTCTACGATCCGGAATTGAACCGCTATATTCCCCGTTCGCTACCATCAGGACAGGCTTTTCCGGATAACGACGCCGTTAGCCGGAAAGATTTCGGATGGTAA